A section of the Streptomyces sp. CG1 genome encodes:
- a CDS encoding MarR family winged helix-turn-helix transcriptional regulator has translation MSLTSAATLATLDRTGPRRITDLAAVEGVTQPAMTALVRVMEESGLVERRGDASDKRVTLVCLTEAGASYVRTRRQAGVHAFERLIGELTGDEVEALVAALPALKHLAELESQDREGPKQ, from the coding sequence ATGAGCCTGACGTCCGCCGCCACCCTGGCCACCCTGGACCGGACCGGCCCGCGGCGCATCACCGATCTGGCCGCGGTCGAGGGCGTCACTCAGCCCGCGATGACCGCCCTGGTCCGGGTGATGGAGGAGTCCGGCCTGGTCGAGCGGCGGGGCGACGCGTCCGACAAGCGGGTCACGCTGGTGTGCCTGACCGAGGCCGGCGCCTCCTATGTCCGGACGCGGCGCCAGGCGGGCGTCCACGCGTTCGAGCGGTTGATCGGCGAGCTCACCGGCGACGAGGTCGAGGCGCTGGTGGCGGCCCTTCCGGCGCTGAAGCATCTGGCAGAGCTCGAAAGCCAGGACCGCGAAGGGCCGAAGCAGTGA
- a CDS encoding MFS transporter: MTGQPVGGVAVKAFPVARSEARLLVPALMFIALVVAAVASLGTPLITSVATSFHVSLGSAQWTLTVALLSGAVATPVLGRLGAGRHRRATILATLAVVVAGSALTVLPLPFAWLLAGRAAQGVGLGLTALMMGVARDHLPEERSAAVIALISVVSIIGAGVGYPLAALFAELGGVRAAYGLGLVVTAAALLTAWRSMPEAPEGRSAHVDVAGAVVLAAALLLVLFLAGERNLWSRHLAVAAGLAVVAVVLLCVWAVIELRSTTPLVDVRAVRHPAVAGANLAMFVGGIGMYLLLTLITRYAQTPHGAGYGFGLTTFVAGLVLIPFSVLGFVAGKLTPRVRTRIADPLLLAGSAVVVGGGFALFAAARSDLAELFAAMGMLGFGVGGFSAAMPGVILAVTPKSETSSAMSFNYVVRSVGYSLGSAIGGLILVAGTGPGHLFPDDSAYATAALVGIGAMAITTLTSLALARRRSSETNP; encoded by the coding sequence GTGACCGGGCAGCCGGTCGGCGGGGTCGCGGTGAAGGCGTTCCCGGTGGCGCGTTCCGAGGCGCGGCTGCTGGTCCCCGCCCTGATGTTCATCGCTCTGGTCGTGGCGGCGGTCGCCAGCCTCGGGACGCCGCTCATCACCAGCGTGGCGACCTCGTTCCACGTCTCGCTCGGCAGCGCGCAGTGGACGCTGACCGTCGCGCTGCTCAGCGGCGCCGTCGCCACGCCGGTCCTGGGCCGGCTCGGAGCCGGCCGGCACCGGCGGGCCACGATCCTCGCCACGCTGGCGGTCGTCGTCGCCGGCAGCGCGCTCACCGTGCTGCCGCTGCCGTTCGCGTGGCTGCTGGCCGGCAGGGCGGCCCAGGGCGTCGGGCTCGGGCTGACGGCGCTGATGATGGGCGTGGCCCGGGACCACCTCCCCGAGGAGCGCAGCGCGGCCGTGATCGCCCTGATCTCGGTGGTCTCGATCATCGGGGCCGGCGTCGGCTACCCGCTGGCCGCACTGTTCGCCGAGCTCGGCGGGGTACGGGCCGCCTACGGTCTCGGCCTGGTCGTCACCGCCGCCGCCCTCCTGACCGCGTGGCGCTCCATGCCCGAAGCCCCCGAAGGCCGCTCCGCCCACGTGGATGTGGCAGGCGCGGTCGTCCTGGCCGCTGCGCTGCTCCTGGTGCTGTTCCTCGCCGGCGAACGGAATCTGTGGAGCCGGCACCTCGCCGTGGCGGCGGGCCTCGCCGTCGTCGCGGTGGTGCTGCTCTGCGTCTGGGCCGTCATCGAGCTGCGCAGCACGACGCCCCTGGTCGATGTGCGGGCGGTGCGGCACCCGGCGGTCGCCGGGGCGAACCTCGCCATGTTCGTCGGCGGGATCGGCATGTACCTCCTGCTCACGCTCATCACCCGGTACGCGCAGACGCCGCACGGCGCCGGCTACGGCTTCGGGCTGACGACCTTCGTCGCCGGGCTGGTCCTCATCCCGTTCTCGGTACTGGGGTTCGTCGCCGGCAAGCTCACGCCGCGGGTCCGGACGCGGATCGCCGACCCCCTGCTCCTGGCCGGCAGCGCCGTCGTGGTCGGCGGCGGGTTCGCCCTGTTCGCGGCGGCCCGGTCGGACCTGGCCGAACTGTTCGCGGCGATGGGCATGCTCGGCTTCGGCGTCGGCGGCTTCTCGGCCGCGATGCCCGGCGTCATCCTGGCCGTCACCCCCAAGAGCGAGACGTCGAGCGCCATGAGCTTCAACTACGTCGTCCGCAGCGTCGGGTACTCCCTGGGCAGCGCCATCGGCGGCCTGATCCTCGTCGCGGGCACCGGCCCCGGCCACCTCTTCCCCGACGACAGCGCCTACGCCACCGCGGCGCTGGTCGGCATCGGCGCCATGGCGATCACGACGCTGACAAGCCTCGCTCTCGCCCGCCGACGCTCGTCCGAGACCAACCCGTAA
- a CDS encoding DUF1330 domain-containing protein produces the protein MPKGYWVSVYRTISDPEKLAAYNKLAAPAVAAGGGRTIVRGGRVVAYDAGIAERTILVEFDSFEQAVAARESAAYQEALVALSDGVERDFRIVEGID, from the coding sequence ATGCCCAAGGGCTACTGGGTCAGCGTCTACCGCACCATTTCGGACCCTGAGAAGCTGGCTGCTTACAACAAGCTGGCCGCTCCGGCCGTCGCGGCCGGGGGCGGTCGGACCATCGTCCGCGGCGGTCGGGTCGTGGCGTACGACGCCGGAATCGCCGAGCGCACCATCCTGGTCGAGTTCGACAGCTTCGAGCAGGCCGTCGCGGCGCGCGAGAGCGCGGCCTACCAGGAGGCGCTGGTCGCCCTCTCCGACGGCGTCGAGCGCGACTTCCGCATCGTCGAAGGCATCGACTGA
- a CDS encoding Tn3 family transposase yields MPPLAAPGESPSTSSTRTSARHAESTHQTPRGRPSGDDGNVTTGPRPGKYGRRRLRRVRRRLCVRFRSPGGSAPSRRSAAPSPCPTHRRRPGFYLSDAPLRRRVTAATNKVESFNRFSQWIGFGNRGVVRPETRRRLHPAARAGADGRRSRPGCLSRMGTGW; encoded by the coding sequence GTGCCCCCACTCGCCGCACCGGGCGAAAGCCCGAGTACGTCCAGTACGAGGACTTCCGCCCGGCACGCCGAGAGCACGCACCAGACGCCGCGAGGCCGCCCTTCGGGCGACGACGGGAATGTGACGACAGGCCCTAGGCCGGGGAAGTACGGCCGTCGGCGGCTTCGCCGGGTCCGGCGCCGCCTGTGCGTCCGTTTCCGAAGCCCAGGCGGCTCTGCTCCTTCGCGACGATCCGCCGCGCCATCTCCGTGTCCGACACATCGACGGCGTCCGGGGTTCTACCTCTCGGACGCGCCGCTTCGCCGACGGGTGACCGCGGCGACCAACAAGGTCGAGTCGTTCAACCGGTTCTCCCAGTGGATCGGCTTCGGCAACCGCGGTGTCGTACGACCCGAAACTCGACGTCGACTTCACCCCGCTGCGCGAGCAGGAGCTGACGGCCGCCGGTCTCGGCCAGGCTGCCTGAGCCGTATGGGAACTGGCTGGTGA
- a CDS encoding DUF6221 family protein, protein MTAGTLEQFLRARYEEEERVARDAIAGAPGAVWGVMADDIEQVLTSQDRGTTHTPMVQFGADDPVRLLTHVARHDPARVLRELEAKLALLEEHRTRDGGGCRTCREEAGPRSPCTTLRLLAVPSDHPGYDDSWRP, encoded by the coding sequence ATGACGGCGGGGACCCTCGAACAGTTTCTGCGGGCCCGCTACGAGGAGGAGGAACGGGTCGCCCGCGACGCGATCGCCGGTGCGCCCGGCGCCGTCTGGGGCGTCATGGCCGACGACATCGAGCAGGTACTCACCTCCCAGGACCGCGGGACCACCCACACGCCGATGGTGCAGTTCGGCGCCGACGACCCGGTGCGGCTGCTCACCCATGTGGCCCGGCACGATCCGGCCCGGGTGCTGCGCGAACTGGAGGCGAAACTAGCGCTGTTGGAGGAGCACCGGACGCGGGACGGCGGCGGCTGCCGCACCTGCCGCGAGGAGGCCGGCCCCCGTTCACCTTGTACCACGCTGCGCCTGCTCGCCGTGCCGTCCGACCACCCCGGGTACGACGACTCCTGGCGGCCCTAG
- a CDS encoding PaaX family transcriptional regulator C-terminal domain-containing protein, with the protein MRMNVSPEPEEAGLRQLSARSVVLSLLLGAHPAELPVKDLVRLVEPFGVGGSTLRAALSRMVTAGDLRRTDAVYRLSDRLLARQRRQDEALRPGTRAWGGGWEMVVITATGRGPAERAELRARLTALRLAELREGVWLRPANLDRALPDTLNSVALTCSARPDEPPHDLVVRLWSLDAWAATARTLLAHTAAARTPADRLTAYAAAVRHLLTDPVLPPELLPAGWPGEALRTEYAGFQRELAASVGRRERAA; encoded by the coding sequence AGGCAGGGCTGCGGCAGCTGTCCGCGCGGTCGGTCGTGCTGAGCCTGCTCCTCGGCGCGCATCCGGCGGAGCTGCCGGTCAAGGACCTGGTCCGGCTGGTCGAGCCCTTCGGCGTCGGCGGCTCCACACTGCGGGCCGCGCTGAGCCGGATGGTGACCGCGGGCGACCTGCGCCGCACCGACGCCGTCTACCGGCTCAGCGACCGGTTGCTGGCCCGGCAGCGACGCCAGGACGAGGCCCTGCGCCCCGGCACGCGCGCGTGGGGCGGCGGCTGGGAGATGGTGGTGATCACGGCGACCGGCCGCGGCCCCGCCGAACGCGCCGAACTGCGCGCCCGGTTGACCGCCTTGCGCCTGGCCGAACTCCGTGAGGGCGTGTGGCTGCGCCCGGCCAACCTCGACCGCGCCCTGCCGGACACGCTCAACTCCGTCGCCCTGACCTGCTCCGCGCGCCCCGACGAGCCCCCGCACGACCTGGTGGTCCGCCTCTGGTCGCTGGACGCCTGGGCGGCCACCGCGCGCACCCTGCTCGCCCACACGGCAGCCGCCCGCACCCCGGCGGACCGCCTCACCGCCTACGCCGCGGCCGTACGGCACTTGCTCACCGACCCGGTCCTGCCGCCCGAACTCCTCCCCGCCGGCTGGCCGGGAGAGGCCCTGCGCACGGAGTACGCCGGATTCCAGCGGGAGTTGGCCGCCTCGGTGGGGCGCAGGGAGCGTGCCGCATGA